The following proteins are encoded in a genomic region of Molothrus aeneus isolate 106 chromosome 14, BPBGC_Maene_1.0, whole genome shotgun sequence:
- the LOC136562675 gene encoding protein fantom-like isoform X4 → MPVSADETVGNLAVRDTVLTPAGIEGLQESSSTQNVKARQVISRISREELEDRFLRLSDDHILLKQYANKQEEKIKRKYHSSSTYTRMTTKLIRLVNDKRKCDQAGCGPKRLGQALELEEMIEHLREKVCELEKQNESLRNKLISTKQQLQIQGHRPCLYSSVQSRVNTGLKKESETAGMPENTKKGMRFQGLEVRSSDLVLPKCGQSLLEDSRAEIRNFWF, encoded by the exons ATGCCTGTTTCAGCTGATGAAACTGTGGGGAACCTGGCTGTGAGAGATACAGTCCTTACTCCAGCTGGAATTGAAGGATTACAAG AATCATCATCTACACAGAATGTAAAAGCTCGACAAGTCATATCAAGAATCAGTCGAGAGGAACTGGAAGACAGATTTCTTCGTCTAAGTGATGACCACATCCTACTCAAACAGTATGCCAATAAGCaagaggagaaaattaaaag GAAATACCACTCATCATCCACTTACACCAG AATGACCACCAAGTTAATACGGCTCGTTAAtgataaaagaaaatgtgacCAGGCTGGCTGTGGACCCAAGCGGCTGGGTCAGGCTCTGGAGCTGGAAGAAATGATTGAGCATTTGCGAGAAAAAGTTTGTGAGCTTGAGAAACAAAATGAGAGCCTCCGCAACAAACTCATTTCAActaaacagcagctccagattCAAGGCCATAGGCCTTGTCTGTACAGCTCTGTTCAATCTCGTGTGAACACTGGTCTCAAAAAAGAGAGTGAGACTGCTGGCATGCCAGAGAACACCAAGAAGG GAATGAGATTTCAAGGTTTAGAAGTGAGATCATCTGACCTTGTGCTTCCCAAATGTGGACAGAGTCTGCTCGAGGATTCAAGAGCTGAAATCAGAAATTT ctgGTTTTAG
- the LOC136562675 gene encoding protein fantom-like isoform X5, whose protein sequence is MPVSADETVGNLAVRDTVLTPAGIEGLQESSSTQNVKARQVISRISREELEDRFLRLSDDHILLKQYANKQEEKIKRLLSNTRL, encoded by the exons ATGCCTGTTTCAGCTGATGAAACTGTGGGGAACCTGGCTGTGAGAGATACAGTCCTTACTCCAGCTGGAATTGAAGGATTACAAG AATCATCATCTACACAGAATGTAAAAGCTCGACAAGTCATATCAAGAATCAGTCGAGAGGAACTGGAAGACAGATTTCTTCGTCTAAGTGATGACCACATCCTACTCAAACAGTATGCCAATAAGCaagaggagaaaattaaaag GTTGTTGTCAAATACAAGATTGTAG